From a single Brassica napus cultivar Da-Ae chromosome C9, Da-Ae, whole genome shotgun sequence genomic region:
- the LOC106442255 gene encoding uncharacterized protein LOC106442255 translates to MAATGRSSASSVLRPLSPSERFDKINLRLKRLSTATAATPKPSSAVSRNRKCRCSPTSSTHTGPSRCTIHRRLEIVKLLANLKPKRRRSTSIATATSSSSSGSNEKKIGTLGLKPRRRRSGGITTSDSGLNLRKTALANSLAGLGTVEAERCRKYLKESMVKPLSLRFRCKYRPRPRPSRFYALHKNQN, encoded by the coding sequence ATGGCGGCTACTGGACGATCAAGCGCTTCGTCAGTCCTCCgccctctctctccttccgaaAGATTCGATAAAATCAACCTCCGTTTAAAGAGGCTTTCCACCGCAACCGCCGCCACCCCGAAACCCTCCTCCGCCGTTTCGAGGAATCGAAAGTGCCGGTGCTCTCCCACGTCGTCGACGCACACTGGACCCTCCCGCTGCACTATTCACCGCCGATTAGAAATCGTGAAGCTACTAGCTAATTTGAAGCCGAAGCGAAGGAGATCTACCAGTATCGCAACGGCGACGAGTAGTAGTAGTTCGGGATCGAATGAGAAGAAGATCGGAACCCTAGGTTTGAAGCCGAGGCGAAGGAGGAGCGGTGGTATCACGACGAGTGATTCGGGGTTGAATCTGAGGAAAACGGCTCTGGCGAATTCGCTCGCGGGGTTGGGGACTGTGGAGGCGGAGCGGTGTAGGAAGTACTTGAAGGAGAGTATGGTTAAACCGTTGTCTCTCCGGTTCCGTTGCAAGTACCGGCCACGGCCACGACCTAGCCGGTTCTACGCAT